The region CTGGCGCTGGCATCAGCAACATGGTGCACACCCAGGGCTGGCTGCACTGCCACACCCCCGCAACCGACGCCTCCGGCCCGGTCAAGGCCGTGATGGACGCCCTTTTTGAAGAGTTTAAAGACATGCGCATGCCCGCCCCGGTGCGTATAGCGCTGGCCTGCTGCATCAACATGTGCGGCGCTGTGCACTGCTCGGACATCGGCCTTGTGGGTATCCACCGCAAGCCTCCCATGGTCGATCATGAATGGGCTGACCAGCTCTGCGAAATCCCGCTGGCTGTTTCCGCCTGCCCCACCGCCGCTGTGCGCCCCACCAAGGTGGAGCATAACGGCAACAAGGTGAACTCCATCGCCATCAAGGAAGACCGCTGCATGTACTGCGGCAACTGCTACACCATGTGCCCCGCCCTGCCCATTTCGGATGCCGAAGGCGACGGCGTTGCCATCATGGTTGGCGGCAAGGTTTCCAACCGTATCAGCATGCCCAAGTTCTCCAAGGTCGTTGTGGGCTACATCCCCAACGAACCGCCCCGCTGGCCCACACTGACCAAAACCATCAAGCATATTGTGGACGTATACGCGGCTAACGCCAACAAGTACGAACGTCTGGGCGACTGGGCTGAACGCATCGGCTGGGAAACCTTCTTCAAGATGACCGGCCTTGAATTCACCCACCACCTTATCGACGACTTCCGTGATCCCGCCTACTACACGTGGCGTCAGAGCACGCAGTTCAAATTCTAACAGCCTTTGGCCACCCCGCTTTCCTCTGCGGGGTGGCCAGGACAATGAGGTTCCTATGACGCCGGATCAACAAAAAATCGTTGATTTCATCGCTGAGAAAAACAAAACCAAGTTTTACTTCAAAGACTTTCTGGATATTTTCCCTGAAAAAGGCCCCAGAGAGGTAAAAAAAATACTGACTTCAATGGTGCAATGCGAAGTGATGGAATTTTGGTCCTCAGGCAGTACAACCATGTACGGCCTCAAGGGGGCTGGAAAGCAAAGCCAGGCCGAAGGCGAGGGATAGGAAATGCCGTTCCTCCACAGCCCTCAATAACCTCGTCCTGAGCTGATCTGCACTGCAGGCAGATGATGTGAAAGGCGAAGTTTCGGAGCACGCCATTGCCGCCGGAACTTCGCCTTTTTTCATGGGGAACTGCATGAATTAGTCGGCCCCGGAAAAATCCTTTGGTTCGTCAAAAGATATGGATGCCGGGCGGAGCTTATACAGGTCAAACCGTTTGAGCCGGGAAATAAGGGTTGTTGGTTTTATCCCCAACAGGGCCGCAGCGCCCCGGTTGCCGTATATGAGCCAGTTTGTGCGCTCCAGCGCGGCTTTCA is a window of Desulfovibrio sp. UIB00 DNA encoding:
- the dsrB gene encoding dissimilatory-type sulfite reductase subunit beta, with translation MAFISSGYNPAKPMEGRISDIGPRKYNEFFPPVIARNFGKWLYHEILEPGVLVHVAESGETCYTVRIGGTRTMSITHIRELCDIADKYCGGHLRWTTRSNIEFMVEDKATMEALRDDLNSRKFDGGSFKFPVGGTGAGISNMVHTQGWLHCHTPATDASGPVKAVMDALFEEFKDMRMPAPVRIALACCINMCGAVHCSDIGLVGIHRKPPMVDHEWADQLCEIPLAVSACPTAAVRPTKVEHNGNKVNSIAIKEDRCMYCGNCYTMCPALPISDAEGDGVAIMVGGKVSNRISMPKFSKVVVGYIPNEPPRWPTLTKTIKHIVDVYAANANKYERLGDWAERIGWETFFKMTGLEFTHHLIDDFRDPAYYTWRQSTQFKF
- a CDS encoding dissimilatory sulfite reductase D family protein, with amino-acid sequence MTPDQQKIVDFIAEKNKTKFYFKDFLDIFPEKGPREVKKILTSMVQCEVMEFWSSGSTTMYGLKGAGKQSQAEGEG